A single Clavibacter nebraskensis NCPPB 2581 DNA region contains:
- a CDS encoding sortase — protein sequence MLATTLAGAFVALAITVSAPLAAQAENYVPKDSTVACSGMSVTPAAVAPGESVRIAGVAGSFTAGETVAVRLSATAGAPAAAGDPAASVTAAADGSVSGSLVVPTTASGTWRANQTAASGDHWCGIVSVVPASARIAADGGSLPVTGGTLPTGLAITGGGLLFAGAVAAGIATARRRRAS from the coding sequence ATGCTCGCCACGACCCTGGCGGGCGCGTTCGTCGCGCTCGCGATCACCGTCTCCGCTCCCTTGGCCGCCCAGGCGGAGAACTACGTCCCCAAGGACTCCACCGTCGCCTGCAGCGGCATGTCCGTCACCCCGGCCGCCGTCGCGCCCGGCGAGTCCGTCCGGATCGCCGGCGTCGCCGGGTCCTTCACCGCGGGCGAGACCGTCGCCGTGCGCCTCTCCGCAACGGCCGGCGCACCCGCCGCCGCCGGCGACCCCGCCGCATCCGTCACCGCAGCGGCCGACGGCTCCGTCTCCGGCTCGCTCGTCGTCCCCACGACGGCGTCCGGCACCTGGCGTGCCAACCAGACCGCCGCGTCGGGCGACCACTGGTGCGGCATCGTGTCCGTCGTCCCGGCGAGCGCGCGCATCGCGGCGGACGGCGGCTCGCTCCCCGTCACCGGCGGCACGTTGCCCACCGGCCTCGCCATCACCGGCGGAGGGCTGCTCTTCGCCGGTGCCGTGGCCGCGGGCATCGCGACGGCCCGCCGGCGCCGCGCGTCCTGA